From the genome of Brevibacterium sp. JSBI002, one region includes:
- the pheS gene encoding phenylalanine--tRNA ligase subunit alpha produces the protein MTDQLDPLDESAVKQAVDAALKAFADATTLDELKQAKIDHTGDKAPLALANRAIGKLDKADKAAAGKIVGKSRGAVKQAHDARLAELEAERDAAVLIEEAIDVTLPTDRRRLGARHPLSLIQEQAADYFVGLGWEVAEGPEIESEWLNFDALNFGPDHPARQMQDTFFVDPPEAGLVLRTHTSPVQSRSLLERGVPLYVVCPGKTFRTDELDATHTPVFHQIEGIAIDKGLTMANLQGTLDGFAREMFGPESKTRLRPSFFPFTEPSAEMDFWFPNKVGGPGWIEWGGCGMVHPNVLRAAGIDPDVYQGFAFGMGIERTLMLREGINDMHDMVEGDVRFSARFGMKA, from the coding sequence ATGACAGACCAACTCGACCCCTTGGACGAGTCGGCCGTGAAGCAGGCCGTCGACGCGGCACTCAAGGCTTTCGCGGATGCGACGACTCTCGACGAGCTCAAGCAGGCGAAGATCGACCATACCGGCGACAAAGCCCCGCTGGCGCTCGCCAACCGAGCCATCGGCAAACTCGACAAGGCCGATAAGGCCGCCGCCGGCAAGATCGTCGGCAAGTCCAGGGGAGCGGTCAAGCAGGCCCACGACGCACGCCTGGCAGAGCTCGAAGCCGAACGCGATGCGGCCGTGCTCATCGAAGAGGCCATCGACGTCACCCTGCCCACCGACCGTCGCCGCCTCGGCGCTCGCCATCCCCTGTCTCTCATCCAGGAACAGGCCGCGGACTACTTCGTCGGCCTCGGCTGGGAGGTCGCCGAAGGCCCCGAGATCGAATCCGAGTGGCTGAACTTCGATGCGCTCAACTTCGGGCCCGATCATCCGGCCCGCCAGATGCAGGACACGTTCTTCGTCGACCCACCCGAGGCCGGCCTCGTCCTGCGCACCCACACCTCACCGGTGCAGTCACGCTCCCTGCTCGAACGCGGTGTCCCGCTCTACGTCGTGTGCCCGGGCAAGACCTTCCGCACCGATGAGCTCGACGCCACCCACACCCCGGTGTTCCACCAGATCGAAGGTATCGCCATCGACAAGGGCCTGACCATGGCCAACCTGCAGGGCACCCTCGACGGCTTCGCCCGTGAGATGTTCGGGCCGGAGTCGAAGACCCGACTGCGCCCGAGCTTCTTCCCGTTCACCGAACCGAGCGCGGAGATGGACTTCTGGTTCCCCAACAAGGTCGGCGGCCCCGGCTGGATCGAATGGGGCGGCTGCGGAATGGTCCACCCGAACGTGCTGCGTGCCGCCGGCATCGATCCCGACGTCTACCAGGGCTTCGCCTTCGGCATGGGCATCGAACGCACCCTGATGCTGCGCGAGGGAATCAACGATATGCATGACATGGTCGAAGGCGATGTGCGCTTCTCGGCCCGTTTCGGAATGAAGGCTTGA
- a CDS encoding acetolactate synthase large subunit gives MTTQRASDVMVKALENEGVERIFGIPGEENLDFVDSLRNSSIELILTRHEQAAAFMAATYGRLTGKPGVVLTTLGPGALNLATGAAYAHLGGMPVIMITGQKGIRTAEQAAFQMVNTVATMDPLTKVSKQITSAAMIPTIIREAFRAAQAERPGPVHLELPEDIAGMPVDGFELVEPHTNGRPVAGDTAIANAANVIKEAKYPLLMLGADASRASSSEALSRFVAQMRIPYVTTQMGKGSVTGASDLYMGTAALTSGDYVHDAIDAADVIVTIGHDTTEKPPFTMDEAGPIVVHIGYRPAIVEQVYFPQFEVIGDLGPSLDRLAEVLGSPVPTAEALLPMRDEILIKIHEGADEDRFIPERIVQEVRDVVPTDGIVALDNGMYKIWFARNYRTTRANTLLLDNALATMGAGLPSAIGAKLTYPERRVMAVVGDGGFMMNSQELETAVRLGLDLVVVILEDNAYGMIRWKQAADGFPDYGLTYGNPDFVKYAESYGATGTRVEDVDSISDALENAFSFGGVHVVVVPIDYSENKRVLIDELGKR, from the coding sequence ATGACGACACAACGTGCATCAGATGTCATGGTCAAGGCCTTGGAGAACGAAGGCGTCGAGCGGATCTTCGGCATTCCCGGCGAGGAGAACCTCGACTTCGTCGACTCCCTGCGGAACTCATCGATCGAACTCATCCTCACCCGGCATGAGCAGGCGGCCGCGTTCATGGCCGCCACCTACGGCCGGCTGACCGGCAAGCCCGGGGTGGTGCTCACAACTCTGGGGCCGGGCGCACTCAACCTGGCGACCGGGGCTGCGTACGCCCACCTCGGCGGGATGCCGGTGATCATGATCACCGGGCAGAAGGGCATCCGCACCGCTGAGCAGGCGGCGTTCCAGATGGTCAATACGGTGGCGACGATGGATCCGCTGACGAAGGTGAGCAAGCAGATCACCTCGGCGGCGATGATTCCGACGATAATCCGTGAGGCGTTCCGCGCCGCTCAGGCCGAGCGTCCGGGACCGGTGCACCTCGAACTGCCCGAGGACATCGCGGGGATGCCGGTCGACGGGTTCGAGCTCGTCGAACCGCATACGAACGGTCGCCCCGTCGCCGGGGATACGGCGATCGCGAACGCTGCGAACGTCATCAAGGAGGCGAAGTACCCGCTGCTCATGCTCGGTGCGGATGCCTCCCGGGCTTCCAGCAGTGAGGCGCTGTCGCGTTTTGTCGCCCAGATGCGCATCCCCTACGTCACCACGCAGATGGGCAAGGGCTCGGTGACGGGAGCGTCGGATCTGTACATGGGCACGGCGGCGCTGACGTCCGGTGACTACGTCCACGACGCGATCGATGCCGCCGATGTCATCGTCACCATCGGTCACGATACGACGGAGAAGCCGCCGTTCACGATGGATGAGGCCGGGCCGATCGTCGTGCACATCGGGTACCGTCCCGCCATCGTCGAGCAGGTGTATTTCCCGCAGTTCGAGGTCATCGGAGACCTGGGTCCGTCCCTGGACAGGCTCGCCGAGGTGCTCGGGTCTCCCGTGCCCACCGCCGAGGCGCTCCTGCCGATGCGTGATGAGATCCTCATCAAGATCCACGAGGGAGCCGATGAGGATCGGTTCATCCCAGAGCGGATCGTCCAGGAGGTCCGTGACGTCGTGCCGACCGATGGGATCGTGGCCCTGGACAACGGCATGTACAAGATCTGGTTCGCCCGCAACTACCGCACGACCAGGGCGAACACTCTGCTGCTCGACAATGCCCTGGCGACGATGGGAGCCGGGCTGCCCTCGGCGATCGGTGCGAAGCTGACCTACCCGGAGCGTCGTGTCATGGCCGTGGTCGGTGACGGCGGGTTCATGATGAACAGCCAGGAGCTGGAGACCGCCGTGCGTTTGGGTCTCGATCTTGTTGTCGTCATCCTCGAGGACAACGCCTACGGCATGATCCGGTGGAAGCAGGCCGCGGACGGATTCCCCGACTACGGGCTGACTTACGGCAACCCGGACTTCGTGAAGTACGCGGAGTCCTATGGGGCCACCGGCACCCGCGTCGAGGATGTCGACAGCATCAGCGATGCCCTGGAGAACGCGTTCTCATTCGGCGGAGTGCACGTCGTCGTCGTGCCGATCGACTACTCGGAGAACAAGCGTGTGCTCATCGATGAGTTGGGCAAGCGGTAA
- a CDS encoding pentapeptide repeat-containing protein has product MVTSAPRPPKISLQNLAEGYLGDIGPEEFLEGMEFTDLNLAEADATQATFLDCRWSNVNFGDVDAPVDLTGTKFSGTEVTDCRADTWNMPHGNLLHTEISGTRIGAGVVYDSVWEKVRFTNCRISYLNLRESKLTDVEFRDCKIDEIDLDRAKVSRVAFPGSSVGVFQCEGATLGNVDIRGLEPHKISGVHSLRGATIDDTQLMLFAELFASELGISVE; this is encoded by the coding sequence ATGGTGACTTCAGCCCCACGTCCACCGAAGATCAGCCTCCAGAACCTGGCGGAGGGCTACCTCGGCGATATCGGTCCAGAGGAGTTCCTCGAAGGGATGGAATTCACCGATCTCAACCTCGCCGAGGCGGATGCCACCCAAGCTACGTTCCTCGACTGTCGATGGTCGAACGTCAATTTCGGCGATGTCGACGCACCGGTCGATCTCACCGGGACGAAGTTCTCCGGCACGGAGGTCACGGACTGCCGCGCCGATACCTGGAACATGCCCCATGGGAACCTGTTGCACACCGAGATATCTGGAACACGGATCGGCGCGGGCGTTGTCTATGACAGCGTGTGGGAGAAGGTGCGGTTCACCAACTGCCGCATCTCCTATCTCAACCTGCGCGAGTCGAAGCTCACCGACGTCGAGTTCCGCGACTGCAAGATCGACGAGATCGACCTCGACCGAGCGAAAGTCAGCCGGGTCGCATTTCCGGGCAGCAGTGTCGGCGTCTTCCAATGCGAAGGCGCCACTCTCGGCAACGTCGATATCCGGGGGCTGGAACCGCACAAGATCTCCGGCGTGCACTCTCTGCGCGGAGCGACCATCGACGACACCCAGCTCATGCTCTTTGCCGAACTCTTCGCCTCGGAACTCGGCATTTCCGTGGAATGA
- a CDS encoding VOC family protein, translated as MKPLTTILSLPVADSQATANFYSAGLGLETDGVEDGIVAFELPNLLIFFITADEYGQYLELSGQPGSKNPVPGASIISCAFATRAEIDEVLDRAVAAGGSADAGQDVDGSYMGYFADLDGYIWELVANEQTAKAAEQS; from the coding sequence ATGAAGCCCCTGACAACGATCCTGTCATTGCCCGTCGCCGACTCACAGGCCACAGCGAACTTCTACTCAGCAGGCCTCGGACTCGAAACAGACGGTGTGGAGGACGGCATCGTCGCCTTCGAACTGCCGAATCTCTTAATCTTCTTCATCACCGCAGACGAATACGGCCAGTACCTCGAGCTCTCGGGGCAGCCCGGTTCGAAGAATCCGGTTCCGGGCGCCAGCATCATCTCGTGTGCCTTCGCCACGCGAGCCGAGATCGATGAGGTGCTCGACCGTGCCGTCGCCGCTGGTGGTTCAGCCGATGCGGGTCAAGACGTCGATGGATCATACATGGGCTACTTCGCTGACCTCGATGGCTATATCTGGGAACTCGTCGCCAACGAGCAGACCGCCAAGGCTGCTGAGCAAAGCTGA
- a CDS encoding TrmH family RNA methyltransferase yields the protein MKLPDVISSPQSKRIKNAAKLLKRRDRKATGQFLVEGPQAVREALARKGSVVELFITEEAAEEHPSFVSTAKHGRMQCSTVTPEVLTELASTVNSQGVVAVCRALDVELTSVLDKEAQLVVVLSQVRDPGNAGTIIRLADAAGADAVVLTSSSVDVYNDKVVRSTAGSLFHIPVVTGVGLSEVTELARARGLQVLAADANDEAHDLHHPWETGLDLTARTAWVFGNEAWGMSAEDLELCDSSVAVPIYGSAESLNLGTAAGVCIYESARNQRM from the coding sequence ATGAAACTCCCTGACGTCATCTCCTCACCTCAGTCGAAGCGGATCAAGAATGCCGCGAAACTGCTCAAACGTCGTGATCGCAAGGCCACGGGGCAGTTCCTCGTCGAAGGTCCGCAGGCCGTCCGTGAGGCTCTGGCGCGAAAGGGCTCCGTCGTCGAGCTGTTCATCACCGAGGAGGCCGCCGAGGAGCATCCCTCGTTCGTCTCCACGGCCAAGCACGGGCGTATGCAGTGCAGCACCGTCACCCCCGAGGTGCTCACTGAGCTCGCCTCGACCGTGAACTCACAAGGCGTCGTGGCCGTGTGCAGGGCGCTCGACGTAGAGCTGACCTCCGTGCTCGACAAGGAAGCGCAGCTCGTGGTCGTCCTGTCGCAAGTGCGCGATCCGGGCAACGCCGGCACGATCATTCGCCTGGCCGATGCTGCGGGCGCCGATGCCGTCGTGCTGACATCGTCGTCGGTGGATGTCTACAACGACAAGGTCGTGCGCTCGACTGCCGGTTCGCTCTTCCACATTCCCGTCGTCACCGGAGTCGGACTCTCCGAGGTGACCGAACTGGCCCGTGCCCGCGGCCTGCAGGTGCTCGCCGCCGACGCGAACGACGAAGCCCACGATCTTCACCACCCCTGGGAGACGGGCCTCGACCTGACCGCACGTACCGCCTGGGTCTTCGGCAACGAAGCTTGGGGGATGAGCGCCGAGGATCTGGAGCTGTGCGACTCATCCGTCGCCGTCCCGATCTACGGCTCAGCCGAAAGCCTCAACCTCGGCACCGCCGCCGGAGTGTGCATCTACGAAAGTGCTCGCAACCAGCGGATGTGA
- the rplT gene encoding 50S ribosomal protein L20: MARVKRAVNAHKKRRVILDRASGYRGQRSRLYRKAKEQVIHSLVYSYRDRRKRKGDFRRLWIQRINAGARANGMTYNRFIQGLKAAGVEVDRRMLAELAVNDSATFAHLVKVAKDALPADVNAAKTDAA, from the coding sequence GTGGCACGTGTGAAGAGAGCGGTCAACGCTCACAAGAAGCGCCGGGTCATCCTCGACCGGGCAAGCGGCTACCGCGGACAGCGCTCGCGCCTGTACCGCAAGGCCAAGGAACAGGTCATCCACTCGCTGGTCTACAGCTACCGTGACCGTCGCAAGCGCAAGGGCGACTTCCGTCGTCTCTGGATCCAGCGCATCAACGCCGGCGCCCGCGCCAACGGTATGACCTACAACCGTTTCATCCAGGGCCTCAAGGCCGCTGGAGTCGAGGTCGACCGTCGCATGCTCGCCGAGCTCGCCGTGAACGACTCGGCCACCTTCGCGCACCTGGTCAAGGTCGCCAAGGATGCTCTTCCTGCTGACGTCAACGCAGCGAAGACCGACGCCGCCTGA
- the rpmI gene encoding 50S ribosomal protein L35, translating to MPKQKTNSSAKKRMRVTGSGKIMREGVNNQHKFEGKSSARKRRVSTDQELTGGDRAMARKLLGKLKGR from the coding sequence ATGCCGAAGCAGAAGACGAACAGCAGCGCCAAGAAGCGTATGCGCGTGACTGGCAGTGGCAAGATCATGCGTGAAGGCGTGAACAACCAGCACAAGTTCGAGGGCAAGTCCTCGGCTCGTAAGCGCCGCGTGTCCACCGACCAGGAACTCACCGGCGGCGACCGCGCCATGGCCCGCAAGCTTCTGGGCAAGCTCAAGGGCAGGTGA
- the infC gene encoding translation initiation factor IF-3: MSKRSEHISETRINDRIRVPEVRLVGPNGEQVGIVAIRKALDLAGEAGLDLVEVAPQAKPPVAKLMDYGKFKYESAQKAREARKNQANTALKEIRFRLKIDEHDYETKKGHVTRFLEGGDKVKVMIMFRGREQSRPEMGIKLLNRLAEDVSDLGSVESSPRVDGRNMVMVIAPHKSKSDAKAEARKASADAKGKSAEVKSRRDRVAAEKNAARPDA; the protein is encoded by the coding sequence TTGAGCAAAAGGAGTGAACACATCAGCGAGACGCGCATCAATGACCGGATTCGGGTTCCCGAGGTCCGGTTGGTCGGACCCAATGGTGAACAGGTCGGTATCGTTGCCATTCGCAAGGCACTCGATCTCGCCGGTGAAGCCGGCCTCGACCTCGTCGAGGTAGCCCCACAGGCGAAGCCACCCGTAGCCAAGCTCATGGACTACGGAAAATTCAAATATGAATCTGCCCAGAAAGCCAGAGAAGCCCGGAAGAACCAGGCGAACACTGCGCTGAAGGAGATCCGCTTCCGTCTCAAGATCGACGAACACGATTACGAGACGAAGAAGGGCCACGTCACCCGCTTCCTCGAAGGCGGCGACAAGGTCAAGGTCATGATCATGTTCCGCGGACGTGAGCAGTCCCGTCCCGAGATGGGCATCAAGCTGCTCAACCGCTTGGCCGAAGATGTGTCCGATCTTGGCTCCGTCGAATCCTCACCGCGAGTCGACGGACGCAACATGGTGATGGTCATCGCCCCGCACAAGTCAAAGTCTGACGCCAAGGCGGAGGCCCGGAAGGCATCGGCAGATGCCAAGGGAAAGTCCGCTGAGGTGAAGTCCCGTCGCGATCGGGTCGCTGCAGAGAAGAACGCAGCTCGCCCGGACGCGTGA
- a CDS encoding DUF1844 domain-containing protein codes for MSSEESVPAEAIADVTRDIAEVPAVEVITSSAVHLMSAAAVKCGLAEDTAEGRGADLQDLDEARKLITALAGFVTGAATVIGDHHARPLRDGLRSLQLAFREASEYPDAPGEGPGEKFTGPVR; via the coding sequence ATGAGTTCCGAAGAATCTGTTCCCGCCGAAGCGATCGCCGACGTTACGCGCGACATCGCCGAGGTCCCCGCTGTCGAGGTCATCACCTCCAGCGCCGTCCACCTCATGTCCGCAGCCGCTGTCAAGTGCGGCCTGGCCGAGGACACCGCCGAAGGGCGCGGCGCCGACCTCCAGGACCTCGATGAGGCCCGCAAGCTCATCACCGCACTGGCCGGCTTCGTCACCGGTGCTGCCACCGTGATCGGCGACCACCACGCCCGCCCGCTGCGCGATGGGCTGCGCAGCCTGCAGCTGGCCTTCCGTGAGGCTTCGGAATACCCCGACGCCCCCGGCGAAGGTCCCGGAGAGAAGTTCACTGGCCCCGTCCGCTGA